In the Enterobacter cloacae subsp. cloacae ATCC 13047 genome, CCTTTTGCGCCCTGACGCTGGTGGGGGCATGGAGCATTACCACGCAGTGGGAATCTGGCTCCGCCGCGCTCACGCTGGCCGCCATCAGTTGCGTGCTCTACTCCGTCGCCGCCTCGCCGTTCAACTCGCTTACGCTGCTGCTGCGCACGCTGGTGTTGTTATCGCTGTTCAGCTTTGTGGTCAAGTTCGGCCTGATGGTGCAGATAAGCGACCTGTGGCAGTTCCTGCTGTTTCTGTTTCCGCTATTAACCACGATGCAGCTTCTGAAGCTGCAAATGCCAAAACTGGCGGGGCTCTGGGGTCAGTTGATTGTCTTTATGGGCTCGTTTATCTCAGTCACAAACCCGCCGGTTTATGATTACGCCGATTTTCTCAATGATAATCTGGCAAAAATCCTGGGCGTGGGTCTGGCGTGGCTGGCTTTTGCCGTATTACGCCCCGGCTCAGACGCGCGTAAAAGCCGACGCCATATCCGCGAGCTTCGTCGGGGGTTTGTCGATCAGCTCAGCCGTAAACCGCATCTGCGTGAAAGTGAGTATGAATCGTTGGTGTACCACCATGTCAGCCAGCTCAATAACAGCCAGGACTCGCTTTCCCGCCGCTGGCTGCTGCGCTGGGGAGTGGTCCTGTTGAACTGTTCCCACGTGGTCTGGCAACTTCGCGCATGGGAGACACGCTCCGATCCGCTGTCGCAGGTGCGCGACGTGTGCATCTCTCTGCTACGCGATGTGATGAGTGAACGCGGCGTTCAGCAACGCCCGCTGGAAGCGACGCTGACTGAACTGCAGCGGATCTGCGACAGTCTTGCTCACCACCATCAGCCCGCCGCGCGTGATTTAGCGTCGATAATCTGGCGGCTGCACTGTTCCCTGTCGCAGCTGGAACAAGCGCCACCGCCGGGGACGATTGGGGATCAGATCACCCCGCAGGCATAGCGTGCCCCACCACCGCCAAGCGGTTTCGGCTGATCGGACATATTGTCGCCGCCGACGTGAATCATTAGCGCCTTGCCTTTGACCTCATCCAGCTTTTTGAGGCGTGGCGCAACAACCGGATCCGTGGCTTTGCCGTCATTATTTACCACGAGCACGGGCAGATCGCCCAGATGGCCCATTCCGTTTGGGCCCTCATGCTTACCGGAATGTTGTGGGTCAAGGTGGCCGCCTGCCGCCTCTGCTGCCGAGGGTTTACCCTCTTTTAACGCTGGCTGACAACTCCCCTTAGCATGAACATGAAAACCATGTTCGCCGGGAGGCAGGGCCTTGAGATCGGGCGCAAATTCCAGTCCTTTGTCGGTTTCAGTGATTTTCACTGTGCCGATGGACTGACCTACGCCCTGCGAGGTGACGAGATTCATTTCTACTTCATCGCTGGCTGCCTGCGCCCCTGCGCAAACAACCAGCGTGACCAGTGCCAGAGCAAAACGCTTCATATGACCTCCGCTGGTTATTTTTTGCCTCTTAAGTGTATACCAGAGGCAAAGATTTCACCGGAAAGTCACATTTTTACCGGTTTACGGAACGTCGTAACCGAGCGCAGCTTTGCGGATGCGGAACCACTGCTGACGGCTCATCTGCAGCTCTTCAGCAGCCAGGGCAGAACGGACGCGTTCAATTTTACCGGAACCAATGATCGGTAGCGGTTTCGACGGCAGACGCAGGATCCACGCGTAAACCACCTGTTCGATGTTCTCAGCGTTCAGTTCACGGGCAATGGTTTCCAGCTCATTGCGCAGCGGCTGGAATTCATCGTCATTGAACAGACGACCGCCACCAAGGCAAGACCACGCCATAGGACGGATGCGCAGCTGTTGCAGCTGATCGAGCGTACCATCCAGCAACAATGGCTGATGCACCGGGGAG is a window encoding:
- the sodC gene encoding superoxide dismutase [Cu-Zn] SodC, translating into MKRFALALVTLVVCAGAQAASDEVEMNLVTSQGVGQSIGTVKITETDKGLEFAPDLKALPPGEHGFHVHAKGSCQPALKEGKPSAAEAAGGHLDPQHSGKHEGPNGMGHLGDLPVLVVNNDGKATDPVVAPRLKKLDEVKGKALMIHVGGDNMSDQPKPLGGGGARYACGVI